From Pseudomonadota bacterium, one genomic window encodes:
- the ribF gene encoding bifunctional riboflavin kinase/FAD synthetase translates to MQFIRGLNNLQPLRGGCVATIGNYDGVHRGHQTVLAHLGQHGDALGLPTVVVTFEPSPQEFFVPADSPPRLTRLREKLSLLRACGVDYVLCLRFNKRLASMSPADFVHDLLVEGLGVRYLVVGDDFRFGQGRRGDFHFLQTCGLESGFAVEHMPTFAVEGERVSSSRIRAALAEGDLDMAERLLGRPYSLCGRVIHGDKVGRTIGFPTANISLRRRASPLRGIYVVTINGLEDGIAPGVASIGTRPTVNGTRELLEVHLLGQNRDLYGQFLEVTFLKRLRDEERFSSVEAMRRQIEQDAHAARDHLGRLGFSTGALTGAN, encoded by the coding sequence ATGCAATTTATACGTGGACTGAACAATCTGCAGCCGTTACGCGGGGGATGCGTGGCCACCATTGGAAACTACGATGGTGTCCATCGTGGGCACCAGACCGTGTTGGCCCATTTGGGTCAGCATGGCGACGCACTCGGACTGCCGACGGTAGTCGTGACCTTTGAGCCTTCCCCACAGGAATTCTTCGTGCCGGCCGACTCGCCGCCACGGTTGACCCGGCTTCGGGAGAAGCTCTCCTTGTTGCGTGCCTGTGGGGTGGACTATGTCTTGTGCCTGCGATTTAACAAGCGCTTGGCGTCCATGTCACCGGCGGATTTCGTGCATGATTTGCTCGTCGAAGGATTAGGCGTTCGTTATTTGGTGGTCGGTGACGACTTCCGGTTCGGCCAGGGGCGGCGCGGCGATTTTCATTTCCTGCAGACGTGCGGGCTCGAATCTGGTTTTGCGGTTGAACACATGCCGACCTTCGCCGTCGAGGGTGAGCGGGTCAGCAGTTCGAGGATTCGCGCCGCCTTGGCCGAGGGCGATCTGGATATGGCCGAGCGTTTGTTGGGACGCCCGTATAGCTTGTGCGGGCGGGTGATTCATGGTGATAAGGTCGGTCGCACCATTGGTTTTCCCACCGCCAATATCTCCCTCCGGCGGCGGGCGAGCCCCTTGCGGGGAATCTACGTCGTCACGATCAACGGTCTTGAGGATGGCATTGCTCCCGGTGTGGCCAGTATCGGCACCCGTCCCACCGTCAACGGAACACGGGAGCTGCTTGAGGTCCACCTGTTGGGGCAAAATCGGGATTTGTACGGGCAGTTTCTGGAAGTGACATTCCTCAAGCGCCTGCGCGATGAAGAGCGGTTCTCCTCCGTGGAAGCGATGCGGCGACAAATCGAACAAGATGCACACGCTGCACGAGATCATCTCGGGCGGCTCGGTTTTTCAACTGGGGCATTAACGGGCGCGAATTGA
- the murJ gene encoding murein biosynthesis integral membrane protein MurJ — translation MARNLLKSTAIVSAMTMISRVLGFVRDVIFARYFGASLAMDAFFVAFKIPNFLRRLFAEGAFSQAFVPVLSEYKNERSAAEVRELADRVSGTLGLILLAVTAVGVVGAPVLILIFAPGFVGNAGQYDLAANLLRVTFPYLFFISLTALAGGILNTYGRFGVPAFTPVLLNICFIAAAVFVAPHLAEPVYALALAVFGAGMAQLLFQLPFLWRLKMLPRPRWGWRHPGVKRILGLMLPTLFGASVAQINLLFDTLIASFLVTGSVSWLYYADRLMEFPLGVFGIALATVILPSLSQRHANADPKNFSATLDWALRQVFLIGLPAALGLGLLAGPMLTTLFHSEVFDQHDVAMSAASLSAYGAGLLGFILVKVLVPGFYARQDTRTPVRIGIIAMVTNMVLNVLFVVPMVWVGYAAPHVGLALATSASAFLNAALLYRALRRESVYTPQPGWWRFALKTSIAGLVMAAGLLLLVPPMTAWFGWSGWHRAGQLILWIFGSAAVYFLVLVSFGFRPRDLRSPATR, via the coding sequence ATGGCACGAAACCTCCTCAAATCGACCGCGATTGTCAGCGCCATGACGATGATCTCGCGTGTGCTCGGTTTCGTTCGCGACGTGATTTTTGCTCGCTACTTCGGCGCGTCGTTGGCCATGGACGCATTTTTTGTGGCCTTCAAAATCCCCAACTTTCTTCGTCGTTTGTTCGCCGAGGGCGCTTTCTCCCAAGCCTTCGTGCCGGTGCTGTCGGAATACAAAAACGAACGTTCGGCAGCGGAGGTGCGCGAGTTGGCCGATCGGGTCAGCGGGACCTTGGGCCTGATATTGCTCGCGGTGACCGCCGTTGGTGTTGTCGGGGCGCCGGTATTGATTTTAATTTTCGCCCCCGGATTCGTCGGCAACGCCGGGCAATATGATTTGGCGGCGAATCTGCTGCGGGTGACGTTTCCGTATTTGTTTTTTATTTCGCTCACCGCGTTGGCAGGCGGGATTCTCAATACCTACGGCCGGTTCGGGGTGCCGGCCTTTACGCCGGTGCTATTGAATATCTGTTTTATCGCGGCCGCGGTGTTTGTCGCGCCGCACTTGGCCGAACCGGTTTACGCCTTGGCGTTGGCCGTGTTCGGTGCGGGTATGGCGCAGTTACTGTTTCAGCTGCCCTTTTTGTGGCGTTTGAAAATGTTGCCGCGGCCTCGCTGGGGGTGGCGACATCCCGGCGTCAAACGCATTCTGGGTTTGATGTTGCCGACCTTGTTCGGCGCATCAGTGGCCCAGATCAATCTCTTATTCGACACCTTGATCGCATCGTTTCTGGTCACGGGTAGCGTGAGTTGGCTTTATTACGCCGATCGCCTGATGGAATTTCCGCTGGGGGTGTTCGGTATCGCGCTGGCCACGGTGATTTTGCCCAGCTTGTCGCAACGTCACGCAAACGCCGATCCGAAGAATTTCAGCGCCACATTGGATTGGGCCCTGAGGCAGGTGTTCCTGATTGGGTTGCCGGCGGCCTTGGGCTTGGGTTTGCTGGCCGGGCCGATGCTTACGACGTTGTTTCACTCCGAGGTATTCGATCAACACGACGTGGCCATGTCCGCCGCCAGTTTGTCGGCCTACGGCGCGGGTCTTTTGGGTTTTATTTTGGTCAAGGTGCTGGTGCCGGGGTTTTATGCCCGTCAGGATACCCGCACGCCGGTGCGTATCGGAATCATCGCCATGGTGACCAACATGGTTCTCAATGTGTTGTTTGTCGTTCCGATGGTTTGGGTTGGCTACGCGGCACCCCATGTCGGCCTGGCATTGGCGACCAGCGCATCTGCCTTTCTGAATGCGGCACTGCTGTATCGCGCTTTACGCCGGGAGAGCGTCTATACGCCGCAGCCGGGTTGGTGGCGTTTTGCGCTGAAGACATCCATCGCCGGGCTGGTGATGGCCGCAGGACTGTTGTTGCTGGTGCCCCCGATGACGGCGTGGTTCGGATGGTCCGGTTGGCATCGTGCCGGCCAGCTCATCCTTTGGATCTTCGGCAGTGCCGCGGTTTATTTTCTTGTTCTGGTGTCGTTCGGCTTCCGTCCCAGGGACCTGCGCTCGCCCGCGACGCGATGA